The following are encoded in a window of Castanea sativa cultivar Marrone di Chiusa Pesio chromosome 5, ASM4071231v1 genomic DNA:
- the LOC142635031 gene encoding uncharacterized protein LOC142635031 — translation MPKSLNEAFGLAKIQEEYLMSSKKSFKNGIDNGKPSILGLPKLEGRTNNKMKLPLQRLTSTQIEERRKLGLCYNCDEKWQMGHKCKGAKLFLLEGWDVGVEHKLGVQLVELEDDGVVLEHQATEKQEDMTLPAEITLYALVGSPASQTMMVKGRILNQEVVYLIDSGSTNNFLDATELPTLQLHFDTSQVLEVKVADESIVQTLGVCHGVTIFMQRYNFVVDFNVLHLGGCAVVLGTQWLSTLGEISWDFKLLTMKFSYLGKRVLLQGLNPSESILLDADKLFDGSVKKGLVLYIDVVTTSGLDQPSLPAALLDLLKQFSQVDGSWRMCIDYRALNKATIKDKFPIPVVDELLDELADATIFSKLDLRSGYHQICMKLEDIPKTTFRTHEGHYEFLVMPFGLTNAPSTFQALMNAIFKPYLRKFVLLYAKMSKCVFGCAEVEYLGHIISGDRVKVDPKKTIAMQQWPVPTTVKALKGFLGLIGYFRKLLEGAVLMPDNRPIAFHSQVLKRKYLHLSTYETELLALASVVKKCRPYLLGRPFVVKIDHQSLKFLLEQRIATPA, via the exons ATGCCTAAATCACTAAATGAAGCCTTTGGTTTAGCTAAAATTCAAGAAGAATACCTAATGAGTAGCAAGAAATCTTTCAAGAATGGGATAGATAATGGAAAACCTTCTATATTGGGTTTGCCTAAATTGGAAGGTAGGACTAATAACAAGATGAAACTTCCACTGCAAAGGTTGACTAGTACTCAGATAGAGGAAAGAAGGAAATTGGGTTTATGTTATAACTGTGATGAAAAGTGGCAGATGGGACATAAGTGTAAGGGAGCAAAGTTGTTTTTATTGGAGGGCTGGGATGTGGGAGTTGAACATAAGCTAGGTGTGCAGTTGGTAGAATTAGAGGATGATGGAGTGGTGTTGGAACATCAAGCAACTGAGAAGCAAGAGGATATGACTTTACCTGCTGAGATTACATTATATGCCTTAGTGGGTAGTCCTGCATCTCAGACAATGATGGTTAAGGGTAGGATTTTAAATCAAGAAGTAGTTTATCTCATTGACTCTGGGAGCACTAACAATTTCTTGGATGCTACTGAATTGCCTACTTTACAGCTGCATTTCGATACTTCTCAAGTTCTTGAGGTTAAGGTAGCTGATGAAAGCATTGTTCAAACTTTAGGTGTGTGTCATGGAGTTACTATTTTTATGCAAAGGTATAACTTTGTGGTGGATTTCAATGTTCTACATTTGGGAGGTTGTGCAGTGGTCCTTGGTACCCAATGGTTAAGCACTTTGGGAGAAATCAGTTGGGACTTCAAGTTATTAACCATGAAATTTTCTTACTTGGGTAAAAGGGTGTTATTGCAAGGCCTAAATCCATCAGAGTCTATTCTTTTAGATGCTGACAAGCTCTTTGATGGTTCAGTCAAGAAAGGGCTGGTTCTTTACATTGATGTTGTCACTACTTCAGGTCTTGATCAGCCTTCATTGCCTGCTGCACTGTTAGACCTGTTAAAGCAGTTTTCTCAG GTTGATGGGAGCTGGAGAATGTGCATAGACTATAGGGCTTTAAATAAGGCAACTATTAAGGACAAATTCCCTATTCCTGTGGTTGATGAGTTGTTGGATGAACTTGCTGATGCCACTATTTTTTCTAAGTTGGATTTAAGGTCAGGGTATCATCAAATTTGTATGAAGCTTGAGGATATTCCTAAGACAACCTTTCGTACTCATGAAGGTCATTATGAGTTCCTtgtaatgccttttggcctcACTAATGCTCCTTCAACATTTCAAGCTCTTATGAATGCTATTTTCAAACCTTACCTTAGGAAGTTTGTTTTG TTGTATGCTAAGATGTCTAAGTGTGTATTTGGCTGTGCTGAGGTGGAATATCTAGGCCATATAATTTCTGGGGACAGGGTTAAGGTTGACCCTAAGAAGACTATTGCAATGCAACAGTGGCCTGTCCCTACTACTGTGAAGGCTTTAAAGGGTTTTCTAGGCCTTATTGGCTACTTTAGGAAGTTATTAGAGG GAGCTGTACTGATGCCGGACAATAGACCCATAGCCTTCCATAGTCAAGTTTTGAAGCGTAAGTATCTCCATTTATCTACCTATGAAACTGAATTGTTGGCTTTGGCTTCTGTTGTCAAGAAGTGTAGACCTTATTTGTTGGGTAGACCTTTTGTAGTGAAGATTGATCATCAAAGCCTTAAATTCTTACTAGAGCAAAGGATTGCCACACCTGCTTAG
- the LOC142635032 gene encoding uncharacterized protein LOC142635032 produces the protein MKLPNAKVFRATLREYAIKKPIDIKLKLNERTKIPVHCKNGYGWRCYASQISGDLTFQIKTLTDNCTCPKSFKNSQATSQHQLMLLRGSLRILAKLQSGRSKRKAKDLINGDEQLQYGILRDYAQMINTIDKGSRVILQTEIVDETSQPKFKRMYVRFNAQNVGFLGGCRPFVGLNGCHIKHRFADDIGRPEELQLVFISDRQKVCKFCSVILKWFTLFAELTCFVCLFGYLQGLIPAIETLFPIVEHRFCVKHIYNNFKVDHKGLELMDALWRCVATTTVREFERCMQYIKDLDEKAYEYLANIAPAQWERSRFTPRALTDCLVNNLSESFNSIKLKSRDKPILAMFEWIRVRLMTRIYTKREGIEKYTGKLYPSIQDKLETLKVESKPFSATPAGNFFYEVASQYERHVVDLVKKTCSCRYWDLNGIPCKHAIIAIYINIETPEAYTHQCYHKETYMEIYKEVLPPMPYQLEWDETGQPAPIAPHIYKPPDRPPKQRKRALDEPKNPYKASRQLNRLVSCGKCKKEWHNSRACKADITGETPWQRRQRLEREKVERGGVLTPSTRSGSAPQATPQPPSQ, from the exons atgaagttgCCTAATGCAAAGGTGTTTAGAGCTACTTTGAGGGAGTATGCAATTAAAAAACCTATTGACATCAAACTCAAGCTTAATGAGAGGACCAAGATACCAGTTCACTGCAAGAATGGGTATGGATGGAGATGTTATGCATCTCAAATAAGTGGAGATCTAACATTTCAGATTAAGACCTTGACTGATAATTGTACTTGCCCCAAGTCTTTTAAAAATAGCCAAGCAACATCGCAACATCAGCTTATGTTGCTAAGAGGTTCATTAAGGATTTTAGCAAAACTCCAAAGTGGGAG GTCAAAGAGAAAGGCAAAGGATTTGATCAATGGAGATGAGCAACTGCAATATGGTATCCTTAGGGACTATGCACAAATGATAAACACTATAGACAAGGGGAGTAGGGTTATACTGCAGACAGAAATAGTGGATGAGACTTCCCAACCAAAATTTAAGAGGATGTATGTTAGGTTCAATGCTCAGAATGTAGGATTTTTAGGTGGATGCAGGCCATTTGTAGGTTTAAATGGTTGTCACATAAAGCACAGATTTG CTGATGATATAGGGAGACCAGAGGAGCTTCAGTTGGTCTTCATTTCTGATAGGCAAAAGGTATGCAAGTTTTGTTCAGTTATACTTAAATGGTTTACTTTGTTTGCTGAActaacttgttttgtttgtttgtttggttatttgCAAGGGCTTATACCTGCAATAGAGACACTATTCCCTATTGTGGAGCATAGATTCTGTGTGAAACACATCTACAACAATTTCAAAGTAGATCACAAGGGATTGGAGCTGATGGATGCACTGTGGAGGTGTGTTGCTACCACAACAGTAAGGGAGTTTGAGAGATGCATGCAGTACATAAAGGATTTGGATGAAAAGGCATATGAATATCTTGCAAACATTGCACCTGCACAGTGGGAAAGGTCACGCTTCACTCCTAGGGCCTTAACAGATTGTTTGGTAAATAACTTAAGTGAGTCTTTTAACTCAATCAAATTAAAGTCTAGGGACAAGCCTATCTTGGCAATGTTCGAGTGGATTAGGGTTAGACTTATGACTAGGATTTACACCAAAAGGGAAGGGATAGAGAAGTATACTGGAAAGTTGTATCCAAGCATACAAGATAAGTTGGAGACATTGAAGGTTGAAAGCAAGCCATTTAGTGCTACCCCAGCTGGTAATTTCTTTTATGAGGTAGCCAGTCAGTACGAGAGGCATGTAGTTGATCTTGTTAAGAAGACATGCAGCTGTAGGTATTGGGATCTAAATGGCATTCCATGCAAACATGCCATAATAGCCATTTACATAAACATTGAGACACCAGAAGCCTACACCCACCAATGTTACCACAAAGAAACTTACATGGAGATATACAAGGAGGTACTTCCTCCCATGCCTTACCAGTTAGAATGGGATGAGACTGGACAGCCTGCTCCCATAGCACCTCACATATACAAACCACCAGACAGGCCACCCAAGCAAAGAAAGAGGGCTCTTGATGAGCCTAAGAACCCTTACAAAGCAAGTAGGCAGCTGAATAGACTTGTAAGTTGTGGGAAATGCAAAAAGGAATGGCATAACTCAAGAGCGTGCAAGGCTGACATCACTGGGGAGACACCATGGCAGAGGAGACAGAGGcttgaaagagaaaaagtt GAAAGGGGAGGGGTGCTTACACCTAGTACCAGATCTGGATCTGCACCTCAAGCTACACCCCAGCCACCATCCCAGTAG
- the LOC142635030 gene encoding putative F-box/FBD/LRR-repeat protein At5g56810 yields the protein MVFERKQKRRNLDGVDALDRISQLPEHIIHHILFLMPHKDAARTTVLSKSWKQVWNSLPRYDFKFCDGTYYDNSPAHFEKKIEKFVRSVDEDLLPLHEHRTTIQIVQQFRLRMTLCHHKYASCIDNWIELANWNHSELTLKGCKVLGNDFGDDMIKSIYLRKLTLERVDVDYLTITKILHCCPSLEDFTQSNCCVKAKRVHINYAPKLKKAKLYGVKKIKIEAPNLEELYCRGDPGRLDSDSFACNNVKKLKISMFETSKLFEDLNSKFPLLETLDLQFYDSKLKISSDRLESLSLLSPNKQLPMLQVDCANLHSFEYDCSAIPSSFSTTSCFLFKIENTLRLDGHLDTFRFITLRQYLQNFMENQTLTLWFVPNCTVSPKIY from the exons ATGGTGTTTGAAAGGAAGCAGAAGAGAAGAAATCTAGATGGTGTTGATGCTTTGGATCGTATATCCCAATTGCCAGAACATATTATACACCACATCCTCTTCCTCATGCCCCATAAAGATGCTGCTCGTACCACTGTTTTGTCCAAGTCATGGAAACAAGTATGGAACTCACTCCCCAGGTATGATTTCAAATTCTGTGATGGAACATATTATGATAATAGCCCAGCTCACTTTGAGAAGAAAATCGAGAAATTTGTTAGGTCTGTTGATGAAGATTTGTTACCACTCCATGAGCACAGGACAACAATCCAAATTGTCCAACAGTTTAGGTTGAGGATGACCCTTTGTCATCACAAATATGCCTCTTGTATTGATAACTGGATTGAATTGGCTAATTGGAATCACT CCGAATTAACGTTGAAGGGTTGTAAAGTGCTGGGAAACGATTTTGGTGACGATATGATTAAGTCTATTTATTTGCGAAAGCTGACTCTAGAGAGAGTTGACGTTGATTATTTGACAATAACAAAGATCCTGCATTGCTGCCCTTCGCTTGAGGATTTTACTCAATCGAATTGTTGCGTGAAAGCGAAACGTGTTCACATAAATTATGCTCCCAAGCTTAAGAAGGCTAAATTATATGGAGTAAAAAAGATTAAGATTGAAGCTCCTAATCTTGAAGAACTATACTGTAGGGGTGATCCTGGACGATTGGACTCAGATTCATTTGCTTGCAACAATGTAAAGAAACTGAAAATATCAATGTTCGAAACTTCCAAATTGTTTGAGGACCTTAACTCTAAGTTTCCCCTACTTGAGACCTTGGACTTGCAATTCTACGACTCCAAACTTAAAATTTCCAGTGATAGACTTGAGAGTTTAAGTTTGTTATCTCCTAATAAACAGTTGCCAATGCTTCAGGTTGATTGTGCAAATCTTCATTCCTTCGAATATGATTGCAGTGCAATACCATCCTCATTTTCCACCACTTCttgttttctatttaaaattgaaaatacgcTTCGGCTGGACGGTCATCTAGACACATTCAGGTTTATAACACTCAGACAATATCTTCAAAATTTTATGGAGAACCAAACTTTGACGTTGTGGTTTGTACCTAATTGCACGGTAAGcccaaaaatatattga